Below is a genomic region from Neisseria arctica.
ACGCCGGCATACCCTGTATTCATCGAACGTTTGAATACCACAATCTCTTTGGCTTTCCAAACCTCCAGCACAGGCATACCCGCAATCGGCGAGTTTGGATCGGTTTGGGCGGCGGGATTAACGGTATCGTTAGCACCAATCACAAGCACCACATCGGTTTCAGGGAAATCATCGTTGATTTCATCCATTTCCAATACAATGTCGTAAGGCACTTTGGCTTCGGCCAGCAATACATTCATATGACCGGGCAAACGGCCTGCCACAGGATGGATGCCAAAGCGTACTTCCGTACCGTTTTTACGCAGCAAATCGGTAATTTCAGCCACAGGATATTGCGCCTGCGCTACAGCCATACCGTATCCCGGGGTGATAATCACACTTTGCGCACCTTTCAGCATTTCGGCTACTTCAGCAGGCTTCACCTCACGGTATTCACCCACTTCTTCGCTCCCTACCGCTGCACTACCGTCCGTACCAAAACCGCCGGCAATCACGGATATAAACGAACGGTTCATGGCCTTACACATGATATAAGACAAAATCGCACCGCTCGAACCCACCAGCGCACCAGTCACAATCAGCAAGTCGTTAGAGAGCATAAAACCTGCCGCGGCAGCCGCCCAGCCTGAATAAGAATTGAGCATGGATACCACTACCGGCATATCCGCTCCGCCGATAGATGCCACCAAATGCCAGCCGAAAGCCAACGCGATAATAGTCATCAAAATCAAGGCAAACCAGCTACCGTCAACGGCAACAAACACCAGCAGCAAAATAAAGGATACCGCCAACGCTGCCAGATTAAGCTTATGTTTGTGTGGTAATTGCAGAGGCTTGCTGCTGATTTTTCCGTTAAGTTTGCCAAAGGCTACGATCGATCCGGTAAAAGTTACCGCGCCAATAAAGATGCCTAGGAATACTTCAACCATATGGATGGTATGCATATCGGCGGAAACATCCCCCGGCTCGATAAAACTGTTAAAGCCCACCAAAACGGCAGCCAAACCCACAAAGCTGTGCAACAACGCAATCAGCTCGGGCATTTCGGTCATTTCGACTTTTTTGGCCCTGTAAATGCCGATAGCGGCGCCGATGCCCATTGCTACAACAATCCAGAACAAGCCCGAAGTCTGTTCGCTAAATACCGTGGCAAACAGCGCCACAGCCATACCGGCTACGCCGGAATAACAGCCCTGCTTGGCGGTTTCCTGTTTGGATAAACCCGCAAGGGCGAAAATAAATAAAATTGCGGCAACGATATAGGCCGCAGTAACCAAACCTAATGACATGGCAAATTTCCAAGAGTGAGAAAAATAAAAAATCAGGCTGTTTGAAAAGACTTAAGCAGGCATTATCAACATCAGCGGCTTTGGATGATCTTGTAGCCGTTTGCTCCGGCTTTTCCCGTTTTCGCACATAGAATTATCACCGCAGCGTACAATGTCTGCCCAATTAAGTAGATTTACCACATCAGCTTCCATTTTTTATCGGAAATTATGCCCGAATAAAAAAAACCAATGCGATGCCGCCGACTAACACAGCCAACGTAACAGCCATACCAATCCTTGCTGGGAGGCACTGTGTAGAAGTTCTTCCTTTATCATTTCGACCATCATTTTATGCTGTTGGCCCAAAGATTTATCCATTTCCTTTTTGTATATTGGAAACAATTCGCTCACTATCGTTTTGATATCTCGTCATCAGTTTCGCAATATTGACAACAAGGTTTTCAAGACGTTCGGCTACATAATCCAATCTGTCCATTAGCTATTCCTTTTATCTGATAAATACAGTATGGGCTTAAAAAATCAGCCGAAAGAGCGTGAAAAATTTCTTTGCTGTTCTTCATGCTGAACGGTTTGGCTTCCCCTCTCTGCCAATTCCCGCTGCCTGTCCTGTTCGATACTCAGACGGACTTTCTCCTCAAAGCTGGTCATCTCTTCAGAATGTTCCTCAATCACTTTTTTTGCATACGAACCATCGGTATCATTAATTAGCCCTTGAACCATGGCACTGACTTTGTCGAATGTGGATTGGCTTTGAGTGGGGTTTTGGGAATGCTTTTGCTCCCAATTTTGGCGAATCCGTTTTAATTCTTCCTCAGGAATCAGTAGGGAACCTTCTCCTGGAGTAAGGGCATTTCCTAAATCGGGGTCTCTTAAACCCATACCTTTTAATAAAGTAGAAGCAACCGAATTACTGTTTTCTCCTAAACCTAGTATGGGATATGGAATATTTCGGTTGTTAATTTCCTGCCCTATTGCATATCCTAAATTGAATTTACTCATAACTTCTTGATAGCTACCTTCAAAAACGACTTGTTGGTTTTGCGATGAATTATAGTAAAAACCCTCTACTTCCTTTTCATTGTAAACTCGTAGTCTATCTGATGGTAAGTAACCTATCGGCTTAATTTCCCCATCTTTTGACGTAGCAAGACCATTTAATTCATGTATGACGCGACCATTGGCATCCAATACAGCAATAAGATTATGCCCTGCAGTACCACCAATTAATGGTAATTGGGATTTGACAATTCTATAATTTTCATTACCTGCCATTTTAATTTTCTTTCTTGGTATCTTCAGTATCCTTTGATATTTGCTTATTAACTTTTAAAGAATCTACCCCTGACTGGGGAGATATAGTTATTTGATAAATGTGTTTTGCTCGACCGCTACCAGAACTTAACCCAGTAGCCCGCGTTAGTACATATCCATCATATTCACAAATATCTTTTTCAACCTGACAAGTCATTCCCATTTTAGAAACTATCGTTTGGATATTTTCAGCAGTCTTATTTCCTTTTAAGCGAGATAAAACTAAATTGCGTAGTTCTTCATCTCTTGGGGGAGTTGGAAAAGTTTTAGTTATCGACTCTTTGATTTCTCCTTCGGGTAAATTATCATAATTTACATACATTTTAGGGAAACCTAAGTCGCAACCCGAAACAAATACAGACAGCAGTAAAATTAAAGCAGCTTTTTTCATATTTAAACTCCCTATCCCTTGCGGAACATATTCAACATACGGCGGGTAACATAAAAACCGCCGAAAATATTGATGCTGGCAATCAACACCGCCACAAATGCCAAGAAAGAGACAAAACCGTTACCCTGGCCGATTTGCAATAACGCGCCGACCACAATGATGCCTGAGATAGCATTAGTAACCGACATCAGCGGAGTATGCAGCGAATGCGATACGTTCCACACAACGTAATAGCCAATCACGCAAGCTAATACGAATACGATGAAATGGTTGAGGAATGCTGCCGGAGCAACCGCCCCCATCCATAAAACCAATACCGCACCGATAACGGCAGGAGCCAGTTTTTTCCAAAGCGGCACAGGTGCCGGCTCGGGCTTGGTCGCCGGAGCGGCTTTAGCAGCATCTTGCTGAGGAGCGGCCGATACTTGAATAGCAGGTGGTGGGAAAGTAATTTCTCCATCACGGGTAACCGTCATATTGCGGATAATCACATCATCGAAGTTCAATTCGATTTCACCGTCTTTGTTCGGGCTCAACAGCTTGGTAAGATTCACCAAATTGGTGGCGTAAAGTTGCGAAGACTGCCCTGCCAAACGGTTGGCCATATCGGTATAGCCAATGATTTTTACGCCGTTATCGGTTACAAACAGCTCACCTGGTTTGGTTAATTCGCAGTTACCCCCGGTCGCCGCGGCCAAATCGACAATCACCGAGCCGGGCTTCATGCTTTCAACCATTTCACGGGTAATCAGCTTGGGAGCCGGTTTGCCCGGAATAGCGGCCGTAGTGATGATAATGTCGACTTCTTTGGCCTGCTCGGCAAAAAGTTTCATCTCGGCGGCGATAAACTCATCACTCATTACTTTCGCGTAACCATCGCCGCTACCGCCCGCTTCTTGCGGAAAATCTAATTTAAGGAATTGACCGCCCATCGATTCGATCTGCTCGGCTACCTCCAAGCGGGTATCAAATGCCTTAACAACCGCGCCCAAAGAATTCGCCGTGCCGATAGCCGCTAAGCCGGCCACACCGGCACCAATCACGAGTACTTGTGCCGGCGGTACTTTACCTGCAGCGGTAATTTGGCCGGTAAAGAAACGGCCAAACGCATTAGCCGCTTCAATAACGGCACGGTAACCGCTGATATTCGCCATTGAAGAGAGCGCATCTAAAGCTTGGGCACGAGAGATACGCGGCACCATATCCATTGCCAACACATTGACTTTTTTATCGGCCAACTTTTGCACCAGCTCGGGATTTTGTGCAGGCCACAAAAAGCCGACCAGCGTTTGCCCCGCCTGTAACAAATCCACTTCTGCATGATTAGGCGCATTGACTTTATAAATCAAAGAGCTTGACCATACTTCGGCTGTTTCGGCCACTACCGCACCGGCCTCTTGATAAGCTGCATCGTTTAAACTGGCAGCAGCACCTGCACCATGCTCCACTACTACATCGAATCCGAGTTTCTTCAACTGGATGACAGTAGCCGGTGTGGACGCTACACGGGTTTCACCTGCCAGAGACTCTTTTGGAATACCAATTCTCATCTCTTCAATCCTTTATTCATGAAAGAAAATAACAAAAAAAACAACAAAATTTAACATTATTTATGTTATAACCAATTTGCCATTGCAGTTCAATATACAAAAACAAAATATTGATACTTTAACAATACCCTTATCTTTGTTATTACTGTTTTATTTTGCATGCTGCTTTTGTGAAAACAAGGAATTAACAAATAAACAGGCCGTCTGAAAAATATTGTGTAACGGGATATTTTTGATGTTTTTCATATCGAAAATTTATCTGAATTACATCATGAAGCATAATCGGCTTGTTGTAATAATACAGAAATCAAGGCTATTTCCAGCCATACTTTGCAACTGCCGACTGCATCTGCAATTTTCTCAAAAACAACCAGATGTTATAAAATGATTATCCGGCAACCGTTTCAATCGGCCTGTTGACTATCTATAAAAAGGAACCAAACTATGCGAATGCTCCACACCATGCTGCGTGTCGGCAATCTCGATAAATCCCTAGCCTTTTACCAAGATGTACTCGGTATGAAACTGCTGCGCAAGCACGACTACCCCGAGGGCCGCTTCACATTGGCATTTGTCGGCTATGGTGAAGAATCCGGCCACACCGTTATTGAGCTAACCCACAACTGGGATACCGAAAGCTATGATTTGGGTAATGGCTACGGCCATATCGCCATCGAAGTGGAGGATGCTTACACCGCATGTGATGCG
It encodes:
- the pntB gene encoding Re/Si-specific NAD(P)(+) transhydrogenase subunit beta, giving the protein MSLGLVTAAYIVAAILFIFALAGLSKQETAKQGCYSGVAGMAVALFATVFSEQTSGLFWIVVAMGIGAAIGIYRAKKVEMTEMPELIALLHSFVGLAAVLVGFNSFIEPGDVSADMHTIHMVEVFLGIFIGAVTFTGSIVAFGKLNGKISSKPLQLPHKHKLNLAALAVSFILLLVFVAVDGSWFALILMTIIALAFGWHLVASIGGADMPVVVSMLNSYSGWAAAAAGFMLSNDLLIVTGALVGSSGAILSYIMCKAMNRSFISVIAGGFGTDGSAAVGSEEVGEYREVKPAEVAEMLKGAQSVIITPGYGMAVAQAQYPVAEITDLLRKNGTEVRFGIHPVAGRLPGHMNVLLAEAKVPYDIVLEMDEINDDFPETDVVLVIGANDTVNPAAQTDPNSPIAGMPVLEVWKAKEIVVFKRSMNTGYAGVQNPLFFNENSVMCFGDAKGTVDEILAELKK
- the gloA gene encoding lactoylglutathione lyase encodes the protein MRMLHTMLRVGNLDKSLAFYQDVLGMKLLRKHDYPEGRFTLAFVGYGEESGHTVIELTHNWDTESYDLGNGYGHIAIEVEDAYTACDAVRAKGGKVTREAGPMKHGTTVIAFVEDPDGYKIEFIQKNSGNDSVKYE
- a CDS encoding Re/Si-specific NAD(P)(+) transhydrogenase subunit alpha; the encoded protein is MRIGIPKESLAGETRVASTPATVIQLKKLGFDVVVEHGAGAAASLNDAAYQEAGAVVAETAEVWSSSLIYKVNAPNHAEVDLLQAGQTLVGFLWPAQNPELVQKLADKKVNVLAMDMVPRISRAQALDALSSMANISGYRAVIEAANAFGRFFTGQITAAGKVPPAQVLVIGAGVAGLAAIGTANSLGAVVKAFDTRLEVAEQIESMGGQFLKLDFPQEAGGSGDGYAKVMSDEFIAAEMKLFAEQAKEVDIIITTAAIPGKPAPKLITREMVESMKPGSVIVDLAAATGGNCELTKPGELFVTDNGVKIIGYTDMANRLAGQSSQLYATNLVNLTKLLSPNKDGEIELNFDDVIIRNMTVTRDGEITFPPPAIQVSAAPQQDAAKAAPATKPEPAPVPLWKKLAPAVIGAVLVLWMGAVAPAAFLNHFIVFVLACVIGYYVVWNVSHSLHTPLMSVTNAISGIIVVGALLQIGQGNGFVSFLAFVAVLIASINIFGGFYVTRRMLNMFRKG